The Pseudorasbora parva isolate DD20220531a chromosome 19, ASM2467924v1, whole genome shotgun sequence genomic sequence GAGTCGTAATGACCAGTCAGTCTCGTCTGCATTAATGAGTTGTGCTCCGGCATTAATGAGTTCGCTCCCGCATTAACGCTCCGGCATTAACGCTCCCTCTCCACAGGTTGCTGAAGCTTTATTTGAGGTCTCGGCTGAGTTGGGGAACGAGGGAGCGACACCCGTATCGTCAGATGAAGAAGCCCTGAAGAGCCTCTGCCAGCTCAGCGAAGACAAAGCCCAGAACCTGCGCTCgctgcagcaaagcattctgggccGTCAGCAGCAGGACCAGCTAAAGGACGAGAGGCGAATGTATGAGGAGGTAAAACTGACCAATCATAGGCCGTTCTGCCACCCGTATCtgctgtagagcagtttgtgtgtgtgtgtgtgtgcgcttgatCAGTCTTTGGTTCTTTTCCAGATTCTCTTTACTCAGAAGCAGAGAGAGATGGCAGCAAAGGCCTGGAGGAACTACATGGCCAGAACTTCAAACTACAGCATCCTGAAGGTCAGAACCCTTTATCCTGACACAGATCGCATGTCCTCCAGTGTCTCTGCATtcattctgtgtgtgttttaggagTTCAAGCGGCGGCAGGAGGAGCAGAGACCATCAGAACCGGGCCTCGAGGAACCCGAGACGCAAGACGGCCTCTCAGATCAATAAACTCTGGCCATATAGAGAGCTCATAGCAAACTGAAGTCCACTGTGTGTGTCTAAACACATCCAATGCTTCGGCTGACTTACAGTGAACTTCATTTGCTGATGTAGAAGCGGACCGGCTAACTCAACATTCCGCTAACTCAACATCAGCTACCTCAACATCTGCTAACTCAACATCCGCTAACTCAACATCCACTAACTCAACATCAGCTAACTCAACATCCGCTAACTCAACATCCGCTAACTCAACATCAGCTAACTCAACATCAGCTAACTCAACATCAGTTAACTCAACATCCGCTAACTCAACATCCGCTAACTCAACATCAGTTAACTCAACATCCGCTAACTCAACATCCGCTAACTCAACATCCGCTAACTCAACATCCGCTAACTCAACATCCGCTAACTCAACATCAGCTAACTCAACATCCGCTAACTCAACATCCGCTAACTCAACATCCGCTAACTCAACATCCGCTAACTCAACATCCGCTAACTCAACATCAGCTAACTCAACATCAGCTAACTCAACATCAGCTAACTCAACATCTGCTAACTCAACATCCGCTAACTCAACATCAGCTAACTCAACATCAGCTAACTCAACATCAGCTAACTCAACATCCGCTAACTCAACATCAGCTAACTCAACATCCGCTAACTCAACATCAGCTAACTCAACATCAGCTAACTCAACATCCGCTAACTCAACATCAGCTTACTCAACATCCGCTAACTCAACGTCAGCTAACTCAACATCAGCTAACTCAACATCCGCTAACTCAACATCAGCTAACTCAACATCAGCTAACTCAACATCCGCTAACTCAACATCAGCTAACTCAACATCAGCTAACTCAACATCCGCTAACTCAACATCAGCTAACTCAACATCCGCTAACTCAACATCCGCTAACTCAACATCAGCTAACTCAACATCAGCTAACTCAACATCAGCTAACTCAACATCTGCTAACTCAACATCCGCTAACTCAACATCAGCTAACTCAACATCAGCTAACTCAACATCAGCTAACTCAACATCAGCTAACTCAACATCAGCTAACTCAACATCAGCTAACTCAACATCCGCTAACTCAACATCAGCTAACTCAACATCCGCTAACTCAACATCCGCTAACTCAACATCCGCTAACTGTAGCTCACGCCGCTGTCCTATTGGATCTCAAACACAAAGCCACACACCACAAACGCTGAGCGTTATCCGTGATGAGTGTACATGAACGTTTTGACTAGTGCCTAATAAAATAAGACCACAGAACCATAATGAAACCGTGTGTTTATTGAATGTATTACAGCGCGTTATACAGGGCAGATCGTTCCACAGCCAGAACTCCGTGATGAGACACTCAGAGTCAGCCATTATTCAGCTCAGGTCTGCTCTCGTCTGATCAAGTccagtcagctttatttatatcgcacttttccaatgccgattgtttcaaagcagcttcacagtgttaacagaaaaatattgcaacagaatttggtccaccatctgatctggatctggccgactgcagtaaacctcgggataaaccgagactaacattagcgtagatgaaGCATTATAGGTATGAGTTTAGAGACCGcgatagacgtgatggagtataatgtgttaagagctcaagctgctgcgttttggaccagctggagtttgtttattaagcgagcagggcaaccacccagtagagcattacaataatctatctatctatctatctatctatctatctatctatctatctatctatctatctatctatctatctatctatctatctatctatctatctatctatctatctgtctgtctctgtctgtctgtctgcctgcctgcctgcctgcctgcctgtctgtcgagacagacagacagacagaggcagaagcgagcagggcaaccacccagtagagcattacaataatctatctatctatctatctatctatctatctatctatctatctatctatctatctatctatctatctatctatctatctgtctgtctgtctgtctgtctgtctgtctgtctgtctgtctgtctgtctgtctgtctatctatctatctatctatctatctatctatctatctatctatctgtctgtctgtctgtctgtctgtctgtctgcctgcctgcctgcctgcctgtctgtcgagacagacagacagacagaggcagggcaaagacagacagacagacagaggcagaagcgagcagggcaaccacccagtagagcattacaataatctatctatctatctatctatctatctatctatctatctatctatctatctatctatctatctatctatctatctatctatctgtctgtctgtctgtctgtctgtctgtctgtctgtctgtctgtctgtctgtctgtctgtctatctatctatctatctatctatctatctatctatctatctatctatctatctgtctgtctgtctgtctgtctgtctgtctgtctgtctgtctgcctgcctgcctgcctgcctgtctgtcgagacagacagacagacagacagaggcagggcaaagacagacagacagacagacagaggcagaagcgagcagggcaaccacccagtagagcattacaataatctatctatctatctatctatctatctatctatctatctatctatctatctatctatctatctatctatctatctgtctgtctgtctgtctgcctgcctgcctgcctgcctgcctgcctgcctgcctgcctgtctgtcgagacagacagacagacagaggcagggcaaagacagacagacagacagacagaggcagaagcgagcagggcaaccacccagtagagcattacaataatctatctatctatctatctatctatctatctatctatctatctatctatctatctatctatctatctatctatctatctatctgtctgtctgtctgtctgtctgtctgtctgtctgtctgtctgtctgtctgtctatctatctatctatctatctatctatctatctgtctgtctgtctgtctgtctgtctgtctgtctgtctgtctatctatctatctatctatctatctatttatcttatctatctatctatatatctatctatcttatcTATCTTATCTatcttatctatctatctatctatctatctatctatctatctatctatctatctatctatctatctatctatctatctatctatctatctatctatctgtctgtctgtctgtctgtctgtctgtctgtctgtctgtctgcctgcctgcctgcctgtctgtcgagacagacagacagacagacagacagaggcagaagcgagcagggcaaccacccagtagagcataacaataatctatctatctatctatctatctatctatctatctatctatctatctatctatctatctatctatctatctatctgtctgtctgtctgtctgtctgtctgtctgtctgtctgtctgtctgtctgtctatctatctatctatctatctatctatctatctatctatctgtctgtctgtctgtctgtctgtctgtctgcctgcctgcctgcctgcctgtctgtcgagacagacagacagacagacagaggcagaagcgagcagggcaaccacccagtagagcattacaataatctatctatctatctatctatctatctatctatctatctatctatctatctatctatctatctatctatctatctatctatctatctatctatctatctatctatctatctatctatctgtctgtctgtctgtctgtctgtctgtctgcctgcctgcctgcctgcctgcctgcctgcctgtctgtcgagacagacagacagacagaggcagggcaaagacagacagacagacagacagaggcagaagcgagcagggcaaccacccagtagagcattacaataatctatctatctatctatctatctatctatctatctatctatctatctatctatctatctatctatctatctatctgtctgtctgtctgtctgtctgtctgtctgtctgtctgtctgtctgtctgtctgtctgtctgtctgtctgtctatctatctatctatctgtctgtctgtctgtctgtctgtctgtctgtctatctatctatctatctatctatctatctatctatctatctatctatctatctatttatcttatctatctatctatctatctatctatctatctatctatctatatatctatctatcttatctatcttatctatctatctatctatctatctatctatctatctatctatctatctatctatctatctatcttatctatcttatctatctatctatctatctatctatctatctatctatctatctatctatctgtctgtctgtctgtctgtctgtctgtctgcctgcctgcctgcctgtctgtcgagacagacagacagacagacagaggcagggcaaagacagacagacagacagacagaggcagaagcgagcagggcaaccacccagtagagcattacaataatctagccttgagctcatgaacgcattaactaactgttcagcatttggcactgagagcatgtgccgtaatttagatatatttttaagatgatagaatgcggttttacagatgctagaaacgtggctttcaaatgaaagattatcaaagagcacacccaggttcctcactgacgacgaggacAGAACAATTTGTGAATTGgtgaaatatagagctgagtatcgtcagcataacaatgaaaactaacgccatgtttcctaatgatatctcccagtggagcatagatacagggtgaagagcagcggtcctaacactgagccttgcggtaccccatactgaacttgtgatcggtgtgacatctcttcatttactgctacaaactgataacggtcagataagtacgatttaaaccatgccaatgcagttccactaacgccaacatatacacacaaCATACacagtcttcctctgagtccgcactttaacatcgtaatgccgctttgactgccggtAGAAGTCCTCTGGGTAGCTCAGCTGAAGTGTGCATCGAGAGCGCTCATgagcacccttctttaagcttaaagggttacttcagcgattagcatatggctttttatcagtagaaaccctggagtatattcaaattattgtgctttcccccctcatatctccctgagacgagagatttatgcattttatttctggaaaaattcctcctatgatgcaaaatgacgatttttgcatcataggaggaatgtttgcccaaaggctaaagactacagccagtagagggagccatttccgcatgttttgaatccggcattgggggatggagataacactcagcttgcagggagagctcagcttgcagacaggataatttaaacggagctatggtgagcaatgtaagtcttttaacttctcaaattcatttctattaaagttaagcttgcaaaggcataaACTGAAACGTgtagactgaactcgcgttgtgaatgtatgccgcgagtgtagtcgcgattacctcagctctcatcactcctgcagttagtgctcagtgctgtaatactcgcgcggtgactcactcattatattgaacacacacgttcagtttttaattgtaatgtcttctctaactcagtcacagtaatgaagttgttggcgttgggaatggcctcacagggcagcgaagcattctgggaattgtagtctttcatccccatgggacaaaaatacattttctgtcttttctcagtctagaagacaccaaattcaaaaataatttcacatttctactgcattgatgacccagtttaaatacagattaatcttcccagcactgaagtacccctttaaatgacgaatgggacacCCTGCGGTTTTATGGACTTAACGGACAGCCGCACACAATGGCCAttttaagtccacaagactgaACGTGCACCtgatgaagtgtgccatttgggacagagcCTGGAGAGAAGGGCTTCAGGTTAGACACCATATTGGATGTTCCAGGGATGAAAACGAGGCTGTGAGGGATTGAGGCTTtgcagtgacacacacacacacacacacacacacacactgcagatgGCATTCTTACAGCTGTGTGTTTCATAAAGTGTTTGCAAGCTTAAAGTGTTTAAAGAGGGTTAGATGAAACCTGTCCCTGATGAAAGCACGACACCTGCTGGTGATCTGGAGCGCGTGCCACAGAAAGGGTGTGCATAAGCTCTATTAGTGAgtgtacaatatatatttacattttatatatgcacattaattaattacatacatttatttattatctgtgtgtgtgtgtgtgtgagagagagagagagagagagagatagagagagagagaaagagagagagagagagtgtgtgtgtgtgtgtgagagagagagagagagagagagagtgtgtgtgtgtatgtgtgagagagaggggtgtgtgtgtgtgtgtgtgtgtgagagagagagagagagagagagagagagagagagagagagagagagagagagagagtgtgtatgtgtgagagagaggggtttgtgtgtgtgtttgtacatgTGTATTAGCAGGACAATTGGTCAGAATACACACCACACTAGAAGGACATTTTGTATTAGCAGGACAGGAGCAGTGTCCtgctaattttttaaaaattctaaAGATGTAGAAGTGTTTCTATTGGTCCATtgaccctaaaaaaaaaaaaaaaaaaaaagaccatttAATGCACATAAACCAGATTTTGTGTTAAATCTGTGTATCACCACAGCGCCCCCTTTGACCGGTGGTGTAATAGCAGGACCTCATGAATATTCACACAGTGTGTATTATTCTAAgcctctgattggttgtctgcCGGAACGTCCTGACAATTCTTACACTGTCCTTCTAAATCACTTGTGGCTAAACCAGGAATGCTCGTCCTTTTCTCATACCCCCTGTGGAGTTTTAAATCAACACGTTTTATCCTGCTGTCGCTGTGGAGGATAAGGTAAGACCTATACAAAACCTATTACACATTGCATGTatataaatattgtcaattAAGCAAAATGGTATAGTCTACTTGATGACATTAGGATACGAAGCATCTGAGCTCGTGGTTATTAGCAAGCATGCTCGTTAGTGCAGCAGAGTTTAAAGGAGTCATGGTAACTTAGTCTGCTGCACATGCATTAAAAGGACTTGGAGGCATcaaatctttgaaaaaaacaacTCTATCAAGCATCAAAGGTACACTATatatgatattttttatttgttttgtgcCGTTCTTAGTGCTAGCATAAATATAGAGACACCACGTGCTTTAACGTTATCTGCCCACATGAGCACAATACCAAAGTAACATCACATTTAATATGCCAAACTTTAGTGCTGCTTAAAAATCATCAACGTGTAATTATTCTTTCACTGGCACCAATTATCCTCAAGCTGGATACTAATCCTTggaaataagtttttttttttattgaaaagttGTGTGACACTGTACATCAGTGATGGGCAAGTTGGCCTAACCTTAACGTTACGTAACTtccaaaatgtaattatttaatattattattagttacTTGTATTTGAAAGTAATacgtttttttaaagttttttttaaaatgttttatacatTACCTTAATTCTGTGTAGAGTAATATgttactttttaatatttaGTTACTTTCACACTATTAAAGTCTAATGATGTCTATACTGCATCTGCAAGTTGTGGCTACGATGAATAGCTGAATTACAATAATGTATAGGTATAATAGCCACCAGACAGGGCATGttttgtaattaaatattttagaacCTGAGCATATATCCTGCCCTGAAATagcagtaataaaaaaaaaagaccatgAGAACAGCAtaaataattaatcacattcaatatttcaataaataGCTCATTTAAGTCAGACTTTGGAACTTATTCTTGCGGAGCTTATTAATATTTTGGTTAGGACCAAACAACAACAAGccttaataaacaaaaaatacattcaaactagggctaaatatacagtacaactgAGGGAAATATATAGCTGAACTAGGgctaaatatacagtacaactgAGGGAAATATATATCCGCACTAGGgctaaatatacagtacaactgAGGGAAATATATATCCGCACTAGGgctaaatatacagtacaactgAGGGAAATATATAGCTGAACTAGGgctaaatatacagtacaactgagggaaatatacagCCGAACTAGGgctaaatatacagtacaactgAGGGAAATATATATCCGCACTAGGgctaaatatacagtacaactgAGGGAAATATATATCCGCACTAGGgctaaatatacagtacaactgAGGGAAATATATATCCGCACTAGGgctaaatatacagtacaactgAGGGAAATATATATCCGCACTAGGgctaaatatacagtacaactgAGGGAAATATATATCCGCACTAGGgctaaatatacagtacaactgAGGGAAATATATATCCGCACTAGGgctaaatatacagtacaactgAGGGAAATATATATCCGCACTAGGgctaaatatacagtacatCTGAGGGAAATATATATCCGCACTAGGgctaaatatacagtacaactgAGGGAAATATATATCCGCACTAGGgctaaatatacagtacaactgAGGGAAATATATATCCGCACTAGGgctaaatatacagtacaactgAGGGAAATATATATCCGCACTAGGgctaaatatacagtacaactgAGGGAAATATATATCCGCACTAGGgctaaatatacagtacaactgAGGGAAATATATATCCGCACTAGGgctaaatatacagtacaactgAGGGAAATATATATCCGCACTAGGgctaaatatacagtacaactgAGGGAAATATATATCCGCACTAGGgctaaatatacagtacaactgagggaaatatacagCCGAACTAGGgctaaatatacagtacaactgAGGGAAATATATATCCGCACTAGGgctaaatatacagtacaactgAGGGAAATATATATCCGCACTAGGgctaaatatacagtacaactgAGGGAAATATATATCCGCACTAGGgctaaatatacagtacaactgAGGGAATATATAGCTGATCTAGGgctaaatatacagtacaactgAGGGAATATATAGCTGATCTAGGgctaaatatacagtacaactgAGGGAATATATAGCTGATCTAGGGCTAAATATATCATCTTCCACCGGTTTGCTAGAAAGAGGTCGTTTAGCCGCTAGCTTAAAGTTGCTGTCCACTCTCTCCAAGTATTTCTTGAGGTTACTTGTACTGTTTTTAGCCgtagacagtttttttttctttctccccaATATGCATAAGTTTTATCTGTCTATCAAATTGTATACAGTAATGTGTTGTTGCTCAAGTCACTA encodes the following:
- the LOC137047438 gene encoding uncharacterized protein in mobD 3'region-like, whose protein sequence is MADSECLITEFWLWNDLPYPIGQRRELQLADVELADVELADVELADVELADVELADVELADVELADVELADVELADVELADVELADVELADVELADVELADVELADVELADVELADVELADVELADVELADVELADVELADVELADVELADVELADVELADVELADLADVELADVELADVELADVELADVELADVELADVELADVELADVELADVELADVELADVELADVELADVELADVELADVELADVELADVELADVELADVELADVELADVELADVELADVELTDVELADVELADVELTDVELADVELADVELADVELADVELADVELVDVELADVELADVEVADVELAEC